The following proteins are encoded in a genomic region of Nitrospiraceae bacterium:
- the ilvD gene encoding dihydroxy-acid dehydratase — MSKTLKKNSLPLTEGPDRAPARAMLRAVGLTDDDFTRPLIAIANTWSEITPCNYHLRDLAASVKQGIREAGGTPIEFNTIVVSDGISMGTEGMKASLISREVVADSIELVVRGHLFDGVIALSGCDKTIPGCVMALARLNLPSIMLYGGSIMPGEFHGKPVSIQDVFEAVGSHAKGKMTTEELIELERRACPGAGACGGQFTANTMSIAFEFLGISPMGFNGVPALDPRKHQVAKECGNILINLLKNDLRPRDIITRPALENAIAAIATTGGSTNGVLHLLALAHEMSLPLNIDDFDTINRQVPLLADLKPGGQFMAADLYQAGGTPLVAKWLLESGHLHGDQITVTGRTLAEEAATAKETSGQTVLFPPSHPIKPTGGLVILKGNIAPEGCVVKVAGHAKLAHHGPAKVFDCEEDAFQAVQQGKIVNGDVVVIRYEGPQGGPGMREMLGVTSAIVGAGLGQSVALLTDGRFSGATYGFMAGHVAPEAAKGGPIAVVQNGDLIHIDITSRRLDVELSEQEIQGRLAKWTPPPPRYTNGVLAKYARMVSSASLGAVTS, encoded by the coding sequence ATGTCAAAAACCTTGAAGAAAAATAGCCTACCCCTGACTGAGGGTCCGGACCGTGCCCCCGCTCGCGCGATGCTCAGGGCCGTGGGCTTGACCGACGACGACTTTACCAGGCCCCTCATCGCGATCGCGAATACCTGGTCTGAAATCACCCCTTGCAACTATCATCTCCGCGATCTCGCGGCGAGTGTGAAACAAGGAATTCGTGAGGCGGGAGGGACCCCCATCGAATTCAACACGATCGTAGTCTCGGACGGTATCAGCATGGGGACCGAGGGGATGAAAGCCTCTTTAATTAGCCGAGAAGTGGTGGCGGATTCCATCGAATTGGTGGTTCGCGGACATCTGTTTGACGGAGTCATTGCCTTGTCGGGTTGCGACAAAACCATACCAGGGTGCGTGATGGCGCTGGCCCGTCTGAATCTTCCCTCAATTATGCTCTATGGAGGCTCCATTATGCCTGGAGAATTCCATGGAAAACCGGTATCGATCCAGGACGTCTTTGAGGCCGTAGGATCACACGCCAAAGGGAAAATGACAACGGAGGAGCTGATTGAATTAGAACGACGCGCCTGCCCAGGGGCCGGCGCCTGCGGTGGTCAATTTACGGCCAATACCATGTCAATTGCGTTTGAGTTTTTAGGAATTTCCCCAATGGGATTCAATGGCGTGCCGGCCCTCGACCCCAGAAAGCACCAAGTGGCCAAGGAATGCGGAAACATCCTGATCAATCTCCTGAAAAATGATCTTCGCCCACGGGATATTATTACTCGCCCCGCATTGGAAAACGCCATCGCGGCAATCGCCACTACCGGTGGATCTACCAATGGCGTCCTCCATCTTTTAGCCCTGGCCCATGAAATGTCGCTCCCATTAAATATTGACGATTTTGATACCATTAACCGCCAAGTCCCGCTCCTGGCTGATCTGAAACCAGGAGGTCAGTTCATGGCAGCCGATCTTTATCAAGCAGGAGGCACACCGTTGGTGGCAAAATGGCTTTTAGAATCCGGCCATCTCCATGGAGACCAAATCACCGTCACCGGACGAACGTTAGCTGAAGAAGCTGCCACAGCCAAGGAAACTTCAGGGCAAACAGTTCTTTTTCCCCCTTCCCATCCAATAAAACCAACAGGAGGACTTGTGATTCTGAAAGGCAACATTGCCCCAGAAGGCTGTGTTGTCAAAGTGGCTGGTCATGCCAAATTGGCACACCATGGGCCGGCCAAAGTCTTCGACTGCGAAGAAGATGCATTTCAGGCCGTCCAACAAGGAAAGATCGTGAACGGGGATGTCGTCGTTATCCGCTATGAAGGACCACAAGGCGGACCAGGGATGCGAGAGATGTTAGGCGTGACGAGTGCTATTGTGGGGGCAGGATTAGGCCAATCAGTCGCGCTTTTGACCGACGGACGGTTTTCCGGAGCCACATATGGCTTCATGGCTGGACACGTCGCCCCCGAAGCCGCAAAAGGAGGACCTATTGCGGTGGTTCAAAACGGCGACCTGATTCACATCGATATTACTTCGAGACGTTTGGACGTTGAACTTTCAGAGCAAGAGATTCAAGGCCGTTTGGCAAAATGGACTCCACCACCACCACGCTATACAAACGGTGTCCTGGCCAAATATGCCAGGATGGTTTCCTCTGCATCCCTCGGAGCCGTAACTTCTTAA
- a CDS encoding molecular chaperone TorD family protein: protein MTSGVKEGKKAGKSGMPVSGNEKAVKISPKDAPAVDRALCRSKLYLLVSWGYLYPEDEEFLDYLQSGEFVEDGKSALEGLKKELQNIGGDEAQERLDALVGNFDAIEAWISSEGENWSLQDLRDEHRRVFSNVIALDCPPYETLFGNDHVFGQSYVMGDIAGFYSAFGLQLSPDIHERLDHLSVELEFMHYLAYKESYAILHDGAEKLKTVIEAEKKFVKEHIGRWVPLFSGMLNRKADYGFYKILADFTSHWIAFDVAFLGVTPQPYSETDYRPASYNNPEGQSFECGAQDQGNELSLLMSEVGADAFLDKESGTSGQSGNA, encoded by the coding sequence ATGACATCAGGCGTTAAAGAGGGGAAAAAAGCAGGGAAAAGCGGAATGCCAGTTTCTGGAAATGAAAAGGCCGTCAAAATTTCTCCAAAAGATGCGCCAGCTGTTGATCGGGCACTTTGTCGCAGTAAGCTTTACTTGTTGGTATCCTGGGGATATCTTTACCCGGAAGATGAGGAGTTTCTCGATTACCTTCAAAGTGGGGAATTTGTCGAGGATGGAAAATCGGCATTAGAAGGGCTGAAAAAAGAATTACAAAATATAGGGGGCGATGAAGCACAAGAGCGTCTTGATGCACTGGTGGGCAATTTTGATGCGATTGAAGCTTGGATTTCATCAGAAGGCGAAAACTGGAGCCTCCAAGACTTACGAGATGAGCATCGTCGAGTGTTTAGCAATGTCATCGCGTTAGATTGTCCGCCATACGAGACATTATTTGGAAATGACCATGTTTTCGGCCAGTCATATGTGATGGGAGACATTGCCGGTTTTTATAGTGCATTTGGCCTTCAGCTTTCTCCGGATATTCATGAACGCCTGGATCATTTGAGTGTAGAGTTGGAATTTATGCATTATCTGGCATATAAAGAATCATATGCGATTCTTCATGATGGAGCAGAAAAACTAAAAACCGTCATTGAAGCTGAGAAAAAATTTGTTAAAGAGCATATTGGTCGATGGGTTCCTTTATTTTCAGGAATGTTAAATAGAAAGGCCGATTACGGATTTTATAAGATTTTGGCTGATTTTACCTCTCATTGGATTGCTTTCGATGTTGCATTTTTAGGGGTAACGCCTCAACCTTATTCAGAAACAGATTATCGCCCTGCCTCATACAATAACCCTGAAGGCCAAAGCTTTGAATGTGGTGCTCAAGATCAAGGAAATGAGCTAAGCCTCCTGATGAGTGAAGTTGGGGCTGATGCATTTTTGGATAAGGAAAGTGGAACATCTGGCCAATCAGGAAATGCATAG
- a CDS encoding PDZ domain-containing protein, translating to MNKMKSTGGMQWFLVCWCLWFGLMVLQGEALGQSPSENMTNEKAMILAEKFGIDVGEVDEEVKKILGLTKAEGVVVYAVIGGSPAELSGIKVKAIIKEVDKYEIQTLVDLGTALEQTLPTKNFTVATYEPADPDNQGVTGGLNFHFVRILQD from the coding sequence ATGAACAAGATGAAATCTACAGGCGGAATGCAATGGTTCTTAGTATGTTGGTGCCTGTGGTTTGGATTGATGGTTCTTCAAGGAGAAGCGCTTGGGCAATCGCCCAGTGAGAATATGACCAATGAAAAAGCCATGATTTTAGCCGAAAAATTTGGCATCGATGTGGGGGAAGTAGATGAGGAGGTCAAGAAAATTCTTGGATTGACCAAGGCTGAAGGAGTTGTAGTGTATGCCGTCATAGGAGGGTCTCCGGCTGAATTGTCTGGCATAAAGGTGAAAGCGATCATTAAGGAAGTGGATAAATATGAAATTCAAACCCTTGTAGATTTGGGAACAGCTTTGGAGCAGACGCTCCCCACAAAGAATTTTACTGTTGCTACCTATGAACCAGCGGATCCTGATAATCAAGGGGTTACAGGTGGACTTAATTTCCATTTTGTACGAATTCTTCAGGACTAA
- the tatA gene encoding twin-arginine translocase TatA/TatE family subunit gives MFGSLGFTELILILMIVLIIFGAGKLPQLGEGVGKAIKGFKKSVQEAEAYDLDPQAQAENSASANQGSNAQPQISQPMHTAPLEKGSPVPPAAVQSAQPEQVPASSKA, from the coding sequence ATGTTTGGAAGCTTAGGATTTACAGAATTAATTCTCATCCTCATGATTGTGCTGATCATTTTTGGGGCGGGAAAATTACCCCAATTAGGGGAAGGGGTTGGAAAGGCGATTAAAGGGTTCAAGAAATCTGTTCAAGAGGCAGAGGCGTACGACCTAGACCCTCAGGCACAGGCGGAAAATTCAGCATCGGCCAACCAGGGTAGTAATGCCCAACCTCAAATTTCACAGCCTATGCATACCGCCCCGTTAGAAAAGGGTTCTCCAGTGCCGCCGGCAGCAGTCCAGTCGGCTCAACCGGAACAGGTCCCTGCGTCATCTAAGGCCTAA
- a CDS encoding tetratricopeptide repeat protein — protein sequence MEEQRAGSQTMDPQSGETTTEDRPLTVDEEIAEIEKLLSEEPDDFQARCRLGELYFNKGRMDEALAEVKKSIEMAEGIRIEMDRSLAMYYSNLGTIYGTKGMLDEATAQFKRALELNPYDVLALFNVGRLYNDKNEFLEAKEYFERLIEISPEDPIAWYNLAGVYEKLDDPNISDFNTLDMAMQAYMKVLQFDPSHLESSFKLMEIALNLKKPDMAVKIMEDAVENNQDEPLAYYNLINTYEKCKMFEQAEEARNRLKDRFNKRSRETVKK from the coding sequence ATGGAAGAACAAAGAGCTGGAAGCCAAACAATGGATCCGCAGTCGGGGGAAACGACCACAGAAGATCGCCCCTTAACGGTTGATGAGGAAATTGCTGAGATTGAAAAGTTACTGAGCGAGGAACCGGACGACTTTCAAGCGCGGTGTCGACTGGGTGAGCTGTATTTCAATAAAGGACGGATGGATGAAGCACTGGCAGAGGTAAAGAAATCCATTGAGATGGCAGAGGGCATTCGGATAGAAATGGATCGGTCTCTGGCCATGTACTACTCGAATCTTGGAACGATTTATGGAACGAAAGGGATGTTGGATGAGGCCACGGCTCAATTCAAACGAGCCCTGGAACTAAACCCCTATGATGTTCTTGCACTCTTTAATGTCGGCCGACTCTATAATGACAAAAATGAATTTCTGGAGGCCAAAGAGTATTTCGAACGTCTAATCGAAATTTCCCCTGAAGATCCGATTGCTTGGTATAATTTGGCTGGAGTCTATGAGAAATTGGATGATCCCAATATCTCCGACTTTAACACGTTAGACATGGCTATGCAGGCTTATATGAAAGTCCTACAGTTTGATCCGAGTCATTTGGAGTCGAGCTTTAAGCTCATGGAAATTGCACTAAATCTGAAGAAACCTGATATGGCAGTGAAGATTATGGAAGATGCCGTTGAAAATAATCAGGATGAACCATTGGCCTATTATAATCTGATTAACACCTATGAAAAGTGTAAGATGTTTGAGCAGGCGGAAGAGGCCAGAAATCGTCTCAAGGATCGGTTTAACAAGCGTTCGCGTGAAACGGTAAAAAAGTGA
- a CDS encoding 4Fe-4S binding protein codes for MDEELFLERCTGCADCVEVCPHDAIQMLLSNDTPVIYPGETPCELCEDLPCIGACTTEALLPVADRFQVNMGVAKVLSKMCTAGAGCNACVSKCPTEALSMDFASYHIRVDDSVCVGCGICQYICGTVNDRSAIRIVSR; via the coding sequence GTGGATGAGGAGTTGTTTTTGGAGCGCTGCACTGGATGCGCTGATTGTGTCGAGGTTTGTCCTCACGATGCAATTCAGATGTTATTGAGCAACGATACTCCCGTTATCTATCCAGGGGAAACCCCATGCGAATTATGTGAGGATCTTCCTTGTATTGGGGCCTGTACTACGGAGGCTCTGTTGCCTGTTGCGGATCGTTTTCAGGTAAATATGGGAGTGGCGAAAGTTTTGTCAAAAATGTGTACGGCGGGAGCTGGCTGCAATGCGTGTGTTTCTAAATGTCCCACGGAGGCACTCTCGATGGATTTTGCCTCATATCACATTCGTGTAGATGATTCGGTTTGCGTGGGTTGTGGTATATGCCAATATATTTGTGGAACAGTAAATGACCGTAGCGCAATTCGGATTGTTTCTAGATGA
- a CDS encoding radical SAM protein gives MKISLLFPPSWHPSQPYLSVPCLSAFLEKSGVPVHQQRDLNIELLDRVLTKGFGLDIYPRLVDLVKKLEVSVSGDTGYGSKEHYARVVESLDRFPYLIDEIEPVKASLRGEEFYDIERYRECLFLIDRWLEVVSSLYFPTRITVVDNQFSYSIYSSREILQAIHDENQNPYLELYRKFFLPDFGQDIPNFVGVSITATSQIIPGLTLCKLIKEIHPEVHVTVGGSIFTRLVDNLRRCDRLFQLTDDFIVFEGETALLELIHQLDGKKDFTKVPNLIWRQDGKIIVNQPFYSENLADHPAPNYDGFPLNDYLAPHTVLPVQFSRGCYYKDCAFCALTLDHQNFRQKDPIKVVDELEALSHKYETPYFFFTDECLALSPTKRLCKELNHRGLGLQWTAELRFEKNLSRELLTSMREAGCQKIVFGLETYNARLMDFMVKGITQENVDRICSDCVDLGIAVHCYVIVGFPTETEEESLETLNFIVNNTKLHSSYGFSCQPCLFDLEKEAPIMSDPAGYGIQRIMRPASEDLSLGFFYEVKSGMTPEQAEKVYQYVYEKISEVVCELPFNYSMADGLLYIARHNKELEVEPSRV, from the coding sequence GTGAAAATTTCACTTTTATTCCCTCCTAGTTGGCATCCCTCTCAGCCTTATTTGAGTGTTCCCTGTCTTTCAGCCTTTCTTGAAAAATCTGGTGTTCCAGTTCATCAGCAACGAGATTTAAATATTGAGTTGCTTGATAGGGTGTTAACTAAAGGCTTTGGTTTAGATATTTATCCACGGTTAGTTGATTTGGTGAAAAAACTGGAAGTATCGGTTTCTGGAGATACCGGTTACGGGAGTAAGGAGCATTATGCTCGTGTTGTTGAATCACTTGACCGGTTTCCTTATCTCATAGATGAAATCGAACCCGTTAAAGCCTCTTTGCGTGGAGAAGAGTTTTATGACATTGAGCGTTACCGAGAATGTCTTTTTTTAATTGATCGGTGGCTGGAAGTCGTATCTTCTCTGTATTTTCCGACCAGGATAACGGTGGTAGACAACCAATTTTCATATTCAATCTATTCATCACGAGAAATTCTTCAAGCTATACACGATGAAAACCAAAATCCATATCTTGAGCTTTATCGAAAATTTTTCCTTCCTGATTTTGGGCAAGATATTCCAAACTTTGTTGGAGTCTCTATTACGGCAACCTCACAGATTATCCCGGGTTTAACTCTGTGCAAATTAATTAAGGAAATTCATCCTGAGGTTCATGTAACTGTCGGGGGTAGTATTTTTACCAGGCTGGTAGATAATCTCAGACGGTGTGATCGGTTATTTCAATTGACTGATGATTTTATTGTGTTTGAAGGTGAGACCGCCCTTTTGGAATTGATACATCAGCTAGACGGGAAAAAGGATTTCACGAAAGTGCCGAATCTTATTTGGCGGCAAGATGGAAAAATAATAGTAAATCAACCCTTCTACTCTGAAAACCTTGCCGACCACCCAGCCCCAAATTATGACGGGTTTCCCTTGAATGACTATTTAGCCCCTCATACGGTGCTGCCTGTTCAATTTTCTCGAGGTTGCTATTACAAAGACTGTGCCTTTTGTGCCCTGACTTTGGATCATCAAAATTTCCGGCAAAAGGACCCGATAAAAGTTGTGGATGAATTGGAAGCGCTGTCCCATAAATATGAAACACCGTACTTTTTCTTTACGGATGAATGTCTGGCCCTCTCGCCAACCAAGCGATTGTGTAAGGAGCTCAATCATCGAGGATTGGGTTTACAATGGACGGCCGAGTTGCGATTTGAAAAGAATTTATCTCGTGAGTTACTTACCTCCATGCGGGAGGCAGGCTGTCAGAAAATCGTCTTTGGCCTGGAAACCTATAATGCCCGGTTGATGGATTTTATGGTGAAGGGGATTACACAAGAAAATGTTGATCGGATCTGTTCCGATTGTGTTGATCTTGGAATTGCGGTGCATTGCTATGTGATCGTTGGATTTCCGACCGAAACAGAAGAAGAATCGTTAGAAACATTGAATTTCATTGTCAATAATACGAAGCTACATTCCTCCTATGGGTTTTCCTGTCAACCGTGTTTGTTTGATTTGGAAAAGGAAGCCCCTATTATGAGCGATCCAGCGGGATATGGGATTCAAAGAATTATGCGACCAGCCTCTGAAGATTTGAGCTTAGGGTTCTTTTATGAAGTAAAATCGGGAATGACTCCTGAGCAGGCTGAAAAAGTATATCAATATGTGTATGAAAAGATTAGCGAAGTTGTGTGTGAATTACCCTTTAATTACTCTATGGCGGATGGGTTGTTATATATCGCCAGACATAACAAAGAGCTTGAGGTAGAACCTTCCAGGGTGTAG
- a CDS encoding nitrite oxidoreductase, gamma subunit, with translation MRLVQTRNKRLVFGVLLSVLVVCVGLTIGQIPLAVSQPVTIPVGKITGPIPMDAANPVWESVPGIVAPLSGQTITTPMHPNISVKTVMIKMATNGEEIGVWANWGDQTLNNTTIGPQDFRDQVAVQFPVQSAGAPPFQCMGQSGGTVNIWRWNAEWQKDLGAGVAGMWDVDNQYPSIAWDYYYEEPAGGVTYPDRIGRSLGPFNPGIWSGNIMSDPNLRLGSVEDLNANGFSTLTTQASQDVVGNGLWEPYGSLKGGCCSGPTWRVVMKRSLKTQDPNDVQFAAGASFPVAFAVWDGSNVERNGMKGISTWFTAQMPN, from the coding sequence ATGAGATTGGTGCAGACGCGTAACAAACGACTGGTGTTTGGCGTTCTTCTGTCTGTCCTGGTGGTGTGTGTAGGTTTGACCATTGGGCAGATTCCGCTGGCCGTCTCGCAGCCGGTGACGATTCCGGTTGGCAAAATTACTGGCCCAATTCCTATGGATGCGGCGAATCCTGTATGGGAATCCGTGCCCGGTATCGTTGCCCCATTAAGTGGGCAGACGATAACTACCCCAATGCACCCGAACATTTCAGTGAAAACTGTGATGATCAAGATGGCAACAAATGGCGAGGAAATCGGCGTTTGGGCCAACTGGGGTGACCAAACATTAAATAACACCACTATTGGTCCTCAGGATTTCAGAGATCAAGTGGCGGTTCAATTCCCTGTGCAATCTGCAGGCGCACCTCCATTCCAATGTATGGGACAGTCTGGTGGGACGGTCAACATATGGCGTTGGAATGCGGAATGGCAAAAAGATCTTGGAGCTGGCGTGGCCGGTATGTGGGATGTGGACAACCAATATCCCTCCATAGCATGGGATTACTACTATGAAGAGCCAGCTGGTGGTGTGACCTATCCTGACCGAATTGGTCGGAGTTTAGGGCCATTTAACCCTGGTATTTGGTCTGGCAACATCATGTCCGACCCCAACCTGAGGTTAGGATCTGTCGAAGACTTGAATGCTAACGGTTTTAGTACCTTGACTACCCAAGCGTCCCAAGACGTGGTTGGTAATGGATTATGGGAACCATATGGGTCACTGAAAGGTGGATGCTGCAGCGGTCCTACCTGGAGGGTGGTAATGAAGAGGAGTCTCAAGACTCAAGACCCCAATGATGTTCAGTTCGCGGCAGGGGCCAGCTTCCCAGTAGCTTTTGCGGTATGGGACGGCTCAAACGTAGAACGTAACGGGATGAAAGGGATTTCGACTTGGTTTACGGCTCAAATGCCAAACTAA